From one Triticum aestivum cultivar Chinese Spring chromosome 4B, IWGSC CS RefSeq v2.1, whole genome shotgun sequence genomic stretch:
- the LOC123091519 gene encoding uncharacterized protein, which yields MACVDIHGMSVTLTLVDQLSLAGKKRSADEDLVLADESEARGWSSAVSDRRLALRRRRGPASSSCRRGCIVMTEAPDCRAEEAVQQVAAEEDEGILEREALSVEELVYFTIF from the coding sequence ATGGCGTGCGTCGACATCCATGGCATGAGCGTGACGCTCACGTTGGTGGACCAGCTCTCGCTCGCCGGGAAGAAGAGATCCGCCGACGAGGATCTCGTCCTCGCCGACGAGTCCGAGGCCCGTGgatggtcgtcggcggtctccgaCCGCAGGCTCGCCCTGCGCCGCCGGCGAGGTCCGGCTTCCTCTTCCTGCCGCCGCGGCTGCATCGTGATGACGGAGGCGCCGGACTGCCGTGCCGAGGAGGCGGTTCAGCAGGTTGCCGCGGAAGAAGACGAAGGCATTCTGGAGCGCGAGGCTTTGTCTGTCGAGGAGCTGGTTTACTTCACCATCTTCTAG